ATTTCAAGTATTTTATGAAGGGAGGGACGACGTTGGACAGTCGAATGGTGACAATGAcaagttttcttttcatttcagccaCCGACATTAGCAGAGCCGTGTTGGAGGGAACACGTATGCTGAATGCACATCCCAGAGAAGGTTCAGCGTCTCTCCTCATACTTCTCACGGATGGAGACCCTACCTCAGGTGACcataaaccacacacacacacacacacacacacacacacacacacacacacacacacacacacacacacacacacacacacacacacacacaaacgttgtGAGAAAAGTCTttctgtcaaacacacaaaggcCTAAATGTAAAAACGTATCCAAATAGGggaatgacagaaaataaaccaaTGGTGGAAGTGAACTTGCCTTTTTATGTCACGTGCTTTGTGTCGTTGCAGGAGAGACAAATCCTGAGGTCATCCAGTCAAATGTCAGACGTGCCATCGCGGGCAAATTTCCTCTCTACTGCCTCGGTTTTGGTTTTGATGTTAATTTCGAGTTCCTGGAGAAGATGTCGCTGCAGAACAATGGTGTAGCACGGCGGATCTATGAAGACTCTGACGCTGATTTGCAGCTGACGGTTAGTGGAAACCCCTTGCTTCCATCATGAACACCGTCTACCATGTGATCTGCTGCATTTTTCGTTGAAAGAATTGATCATGTTTGCCTTTGGAGACATTTGTAAAGTGTCCATACTGTATATCACAGGGTTTCTATAACGAGGTGGCCACTCCTCTGCTGACGGATGTGACAATGATCTACAATGGTGGGGCCAATCTTACAGAGACTAACTTCAGCCGATACTATAACGGCTCTGAGATTGTTGTGGCCGGTCAGATAACCGACAACGACATCGAGACCTTCACTCCACAAGTTGTCGCCATTTCAGTAAGGATTGCTCCTCCCAACACACCAGCTGTAATATTTAGTAAAAGCCTTGTGTTTTCATAAATATAACACAATTCATGACATGGAAATGGCATTTGAACTGTGACAGAGCAACAGAAGGGTGACGTTTTCTGACATAAATGCTACGGTGGAGTCGGTGGAAGATGCGTCTGACAGCTCCATCCAAAGGGTTTGGGCCTATCTCACAGTCAAACAGCTTCTGGAGAAAGAGTGAGTTCCATCGCTTCTCTTTGTTACCAAACGCAACAGTGTGTATTGCTATTACCTTATGAGTCTGTGTATGCCATCATGGGAAAGAAATGTGTCCTACGCACAGCGGGAACTACCGGAGAGAttatttgttgcttttaaatATCTTGTATCGACTGACAGTACAAaaactaatttaatttaaattcacaacacaacagctgttAAATAACTTCACAACTGTCGTGTTTAAAACATTAACCCATTCGTGACACAGGCTGGTGTTATCTGGACCTGAGAAGGAGAACGCGAAGAAAGAGGCCTTGGACCTGTCGCTGAAGTACAGCTTTGTAACCCCACTCACGTCAATGGTGGTCACAAAGCCGCAGGGAGAGATCACAGATGTGCTCCATAAACCCAGGGAAGGGAAAAATAAAGAGGGGAAAAGTCTTCACAGCATGTCGCCTAGAAAGAGAATGCAAAGTACCGTTTTTTCTACTTGTAAGTAACACAAacataattaaaacaaacacaagtgcGTGATTTTATTAGATTGTTTATATGGTGTTATAACAATGAATGAGGTTATggttacatttataaaatgactATAGATTCCTTGACTACAGCTTGTGGAAGGTaatttaaatacacaaattgcattttgagtttttgctaaAAATACAACAGATTAATTCCCAATAACGAAACACTGGGTAATTTATTAAcagcattattattttaaagtaaataaatgaatgttaacTTTTGCCAttatgtctttctttttaacaGCACTAATTGGTATGCATGGTAAgacatgaaatatatattattgattCACTAATAACATAATGTACTGTAATACAATTTCAAgtaccttttttccttttttacaggATATCGCGGTCCACCAAGTAAGACACAATATAAACACTAACATAAAGCGACAGATAAACGCTTGATTCATTATTATACTGGATTTCATAGATTTTTTTcatgaacttttttttataaactattcattttctaaatgtttaatACAACCAATTGATACATTgccatatatacatttatatctgAGACATTTTAAGATTATTGAGAATTCATaattttaaattataaaaaaaatgggTTTCACAAATGTTGCATTAATTATGTTATAATTATGTCGTAGACATTTTGCATTGGTTCTGAGCCATGTTTTAACTACTTCTATCTGTTTtatgggaaaaaataaatgtgtgctgTCCTGCCATCTCGGTCCCAGTGAAAGTATCCAGCAGGACCTTCATATGTTGCTAAAGGTTGCCAGATTCTGTCAATAGCGCTTTTGCGTGTTGGTAACCCAATCGCTGATCTTGACCACTTGATCACTTGAAACTGATTGCTCTTGGTATATTTTCTCCCCAGAATTATTATTTACTTTCTAAaaggaatatttaaaataatacaattcttTCAGCTGTCTAACTCTCCCATATTTCATTCAAGACTCCAAACACAACCTGACGTTCATGGTTTTGATGTGACGGATAATAATATAATCTATTGTGTAAACTTTTGCGAGAATTACACCCAAAGATTGACATGATAAAGCTGCATCCTCccaatgttttattaaatgtaatagATAAAATATATAGAGTATATTTACTTCTAAATTTTCAAAAGCCATTCATGTTAAAGCAACCTGGAGCAACATAACATACTTCATATACTCTATATAGCCTGAAGCAtgcaaaaataagtaaatctTTGTATCCTTCTCAGTACGATGCTTTGCTTTAATtaagcaacaaaaacaacaaacaggacATGATaactgaaggtggaggagggtgcAAGCAAATTTACAAATAAAGTTCTTTAAAATTCATCTCATCTTTTTTACAACAGGAATTCCACAAGGTAAGACTACATTACTACTTCATAAGACTACACTTATCTACATTGTTCTTACATGACAGATAATAATACAATCTATTTTATACACTGACATATTGACTTCGTAAAACCTTTTTCAATTGCAAAAGCAATTCATGTTTGAAAGACCTTCATGGTTAAGCAAGATAAAGCCGCCGGTGGAATCCACCCGTAAGAcgcaattgatttttttttcttaataccGCAGCATTTACATCGACAAAGGCAAATAAAAAAACGAGTAGAAAATATAGAATGTATGAAATGCACAATATGTACGGATATTATTTCAAAGTAAATGAACAATTTCATGTTATCCTCTTGTTTTTTCAACAGTAGGACATTTCTCCATGTCTTCAGGTAAGACTTGGGTCCACACATGCAGCGTATTGAGACATATACTAATAATGAATTACTAATAAACATGTATTTAATCAGGcaaaaacagaacagaaaaacacaatttacaaaTCATTGCTACTAAGATGTCATGttcattgttttccttttaacaGGTAGTTTCGGTGGAGGATCAGGTTCACTAAATAGGCTTAGAGGATCAGGTACACGTAATTGGCTCACAGGATCAGGTACACATGTGCATTGTTCTAATATTACTACActagtttatatattttactgtatGTAGATCTTTGTTAACATTTACAAAGGGACACCACTTTAGTTTTCTCATGACTGCTTATAATATAAACACTTTTAATAATGCTTCCTGCAATAAATGCAGAGCTCATATATGATGCTATAAAATTATCTATGATATCTAAAGTTTATAGAAAGCTAATTTCTCTTTGCCTCTCCTGATATTGCAGTCAGTATTTCTACTGAAAATCTACATACAAGATACTAACAggtgtttcatttttaaatccattttttAGCACAGGGATTAAAGAAATCCCAATTAGCCGACGATGATCATCATGCTTTATTGGTGTCTAaaggtaaactttttttttgtgctactTTTGATACATCCTTCTAATTCTGTTGATGCCAACCACCCATTTTCCACTATAAAAATCCTCAAAAGCTGCATAACCTCTAAATCCATCCTATtttgttgtatgtgtgtattaaGTGGTTTGTTTTGAAGCTGAGGTTATGTGTCAATTAATGCAATTTACAAAATCATCACTACTAAAATGTTGTGTaatcattgttttcattttaacagaTATTCCTAGTACCCATGTGCATTGTTCTAATATTACTACACTGgtgtatatattttactgtatATAGAGAGTTGTTAACACCTGATTTTGTTGAAGCTCAGGCAAAGTTAACATTAACTTACTTTTAGTTTTCTCATAGCTgcttaaaatataaacatttttaatgttgCTTCTTGCAATAAATGCAGAGCTCTTTTATGATGCTATAAAATACCATATCTATGATATCTTAAATTTATAGAAAGCTAATTTCTCTGTCCCATTCCTAATATTGCAGTCAGTATTTTGACTGGAAATCTATCCCATtttgttgtatgtgtgtatttagaGGTTTATTTTGAAGCTGAGGTAATGTGTCTTAATGCAAACCCATTTGAAGCTCTATAATATTAATGTTCAAAACTTGCTTTATGTAAATGTAACTACTGATGAACCTTTCAATTTTCCAGCAGATGTACCTGATTATGGCAGCATCGACATACAACCCACTATCGTGTCACCGAGGGCTACTGACGGTAGAGTATATCACTGATTTATGTAACTCGTGCTGTGAAAGATGGTGTACTTTACCTAAAGTGTGTTCTTGTTTGCAAGCGTAaatagtaaagtaaaataatcTGACAGTGTTTACTACTGCTGTGTGACTCTGTATTTCTTTCTAGCTCCACTTTCTCACAGATTTTtgcaaaaaactgaaaatctgtctcttcctctgtgcTTTGATGTCACTGGAAATGTTCAGCTTAAACTACTTCACCATCCCAGCGGGGGTCAGTAATAGCCCTCTTTGTGCAATTAACATTTTCCCAAGGACTTTAAGTTCCAACTgtgtatttctctcttttttacattgttgtaCACATACTTTTACTTTCATGAAGGatgcttgttttattgtgtcttgggtgaatgtggtgctgagatgcattttttctctttttgtattAGAGTTGTTTGTGAATGGTCAGCTTGATTCAGTAGCGAATGGAGGCTTTAGAAGGATTACCATTCTCTTGAAGACTGACCTGCGGGTTGAGATTGACACTGAAAAAGTCCTTCTGATAGAAGGACAGAGAATTTCCGGCCTTGATCGATACATTTCCATCACAGTTGGAAGGTAACTTTGCATGGTCCTAATAAGAATAATAGTTGGCCACATCAACAAGTTGTTGTTTTACAGATTAAACAAAAGAGTTGCAAATTAGTGTTTGAGATGCTAGTATGTGTATCTCATTGGCTTGCTGTTAAATGCAGCTTAATGTTCATTGTACACACATAGGGGTCTATCAATATTTTGGTTTACCATTCTGCAAAAAAAGTGCGTTAGTGACTTTAAAACCAATACTAATCTGAATCTACAGTTGAAGCTTACGTAAAAGGCAATCCACACAAGGGATTTTAAGCATTCTGGATAATGAGGGCAGTGTTCTCTGCTGGATTGCAATCGGCCCAAAAAAGTGAAATGACCCGTGCAGGGTCATTAAAAAGACTACAAGAAAATGAAgactaattgtgttttttttcttttttcagtttgACATTGTTTAGCCGGGAGAAGGAAATAGACGTTGCTGTTGGAGACACACGCATGGTCATCTTAATTCATAAGGAGAATGGCAAAGACTTCCTCTGGCCGATTTTGAGACAGCGGCCGTTGGATGACAACGTTTCAGGAATTTTAGGTGGGTTTAAAATGGCTGGATTTTTATGATTTGATATCAGATGGTGATGATATTGAATGAGTATCTCCTATGGTAGTTGTGATGGAAATCCTGAATAATAAGAGGTTAACACTTTGTGCAGTGTCTCTTTAAGTGCTTTCTTTAGAGCCACAGCTTTATTGTTTGCCCTCTGTGTGTTCAGCTCTAAAACCAGCAGTTTATGAGGAGGTGCAACAAAGTCCTTCAACAAGACTTAAGATCAAAGGCCAGGACTATGATGCTTCCAGGTACATTTCAATTGCTATAAATGACAACGGTTGTGGgtgattttattgtatttggtCTGAAACACAAAGATAAACCTATGGGGCGccatttgtaaaatgtcgcacgttctaaagtCTGGCACAGTTTTGCtatatttagcattatcatatgaacaaaaaaagcacGAAaaaatttatttattacatttggagagaaattcatgtaaattcatgaaATAAATTTTTCAAGGATACTGTAATGTTTGGCATTAAcataaagttgttaaataatctaaatgttaaatgtaaatttaaaatgCTATATctaaatttaaatgtttttactttacatttaacatttcgatttacatttaacatttacatttaacatttacatttaaaatttggatctacatttagcatttacatttaacatttagatataacatttcatatttagatttacatctaacatttacatttagattaaacatttacatttaacatttatattatctaacaactttgtgttactgcagaacattatccttggaaaagttattgcatgaatttacatgaatttctctctaaatgtttgaaaaagtgacatatgaatattgttgtgcttttttgttcatatgataatgctaaatgtagcaaagctcggcaggattttagaacgtgcaacattttacatacGGCGCCCCATATAAACCGAGATAGCAGATAACGTTGTCTTTCTTTTAAAGGGCCAGTGCTGTTGACTACAGTATCAACCCTTCACCCATAAATGACTGCTGGCTCATATCTGCTGAGTCTGCCCTGCAGAGAAGCCTGGTGGATTTCATTGTTGCATAAATTTAACTGGGAACAATGTTGAATCACATTTAAagatttcatttgaaataaaatttaaaataaaaatgagtcaAACACATCACCACAAAGCCTCCAAACTAGATTCCATTCTCACCATGTGACCTTTCCCACGCCCATTTATTTACTGTgagaacagaaaatgaaagaagtgGAATGTCACTCAACTGCTTACAAAATGTAACGTTTGTTCAGTAGTAACAAGAGGCTTCGAATGATCTGTTTTAATTGATTCGTTATTGATCGTTATTTGAGCTACCTGGTTAACATTTGTACTTTCTACATATTTAAGTATATTCAAATGTAACCAACGCACAGTGAGTCCAGTAAACAGAGGCAAATTAATCGAAATAAAGGGAAATTAACAATGACACACATCAAATGCACACTTTGGAGATGGTAGGCAAATCCACTCTTGTACTGACagcaatataataaatataatgacGATAAAGATGATGATACACAGTAAGAGAACTACTCATGGTGGAAGGGAGGCGAGGTGACGGTAGACCAGTGTTTGATGTGTTGTTGAGTTAGTGTGGGTAAATGTGTAACTTTTTTCCTAAAAATTAACTTAGTGGTTTTGACGCCCAACAGGTAATTCCGTGCGATCACGTTCACAGTTGGCAGTACAGATGGTTCAGAAAGATAACGTTCGATGTGCTTCACTTATTGTTAATTTACAGGTagcacaaacaaaaggaaatggtTGCTTGGTGTAAAGACAGAACTTAAGTAAATATTTTACCTTGTAAAAATAAACTTCTCTACATTGGTTTACAAAGTATGCGATGGGTGCATTGTCGATTTTGAGTTGCTCTGTTTTAACACATTTATGGGAAATAAGAGCCGAAGGGTTTTGCTTTAGTGTTACTTGATGTGGTCAAATCAGTCAACGCACCGTGTACGGTGCTAGTGTTGCATAAGATTGTCTTAATTCAAAGATCTCCAACAAATACTATGCTTTCACGTTATTTCAAAAGTACTGGCTTAAAAAACTACACTTTCAACACTTACTTCTCTTATATAACTTTTCTCGGGAATAGTTTGTTGAATGCACTAATATGATGGCATAACCGGGTGAAACAAAGCAGTGGCAAAAATCTGGTCAGTCAAGAAGTAGTTGTGGTGTAATGATCCAGACCGAATATGGGTCAAGCTCCAGGAAGGCTGTAACCTTCCCAacctgcccaacgcatcaccggttcctcactccccaccattgaggctgtgCAGAGCAAGAGATatctgcggagggcacgcagcatcgaaaaggacagctctcaccccagccacagactgctTGCCCTcgtcccctctgggaggcgctacagggtgctccgttcccagACCAgtaggttcaggaacagcttcatccctgcggctgtcactctattgAAGTCTGCACCCCCTGAAAATACAGCTTATCAGAAACGTCGAGGGAGGACCGCCATTGCCATCCCCCTCTAATCCTCCTTCCATTACGTGTGAGGatccatctcccccccccccccccccccccccccagagcccccatccaggtccacgtctccctctttctcccccctcctcccccttggagTTCCAAGAGTTACCCCCACTTACCCCCCGCCCTACTCCTATTTTCACTCCCTTAGATCGACCTCagctccctcccccccagcgtccacctgcaccagctcaTCTCAGCGGTGACGCCATCTTACGTcgatctgcccccccacctctatgaagacgtgctccacctccacaaaaccatcccagctgtgacgctgctcactcaccccccttaggcccaccccctcctccccctgacagcagccctgaatattactgagatagaaaagggttcagcagtAGACCGCATTATCAGCTGGACCCAAGGTCGCCATGTCAAAACATGGCACCTTCTGCATTCCTGTTGTGACCACCAAGAGAGTGAACATTGTGAAACTTAGACACACTGCTGATCTAACAAATCTCATTCCTATTCTCTCCCGCTCAAAGTCAACCCCAAAGCCTGTGAATAACACCATCAGGATGGTTCTGCTTAATGTTAGGTCTCTTAATAACAAATCGTTTTTAGTCAATGATTTTTTTACCACTTCTaaacttgattttatgtttttaactgaaacatggctagaacataataacagtgcaagcattctgattgaggcagcaactataactttattgatgtatgtagatctggaaaaagaggtggaggggttgctgctagatttaaaaatatatttcaggggaaacagatgtcacttagtgattttccatcattcgaatatctttgtgttgtattgaaaggttctctcagagttctcctgttaattatttacaggcaacctaaatattctgcacatttttttgatgattttactgaattattgtctagcatctctaccgactttgactgtctagttataactggtgacgttaattttcatactgacgacttgaatgacaagggtgcaaaagaacttttgactattttagacaaatttgaactgtctcaacatgtgaaagaggctactcattgtaagggacacaccctggacctgattatcacaaaaggtctcattgtttcggatgtttttgtgactgatccctcattgtctgactacttctgtgttttctttaatatttctttcattcctgacactcaatcaaaatcaaatactgtcaaaaaacgGTACATCAATGAAATACTAATGTActctgtgtcacggtgtggttcacttcctgttatattttgtaattttctgccacttgtgtccccgggtaacttcacttcctgccttgtcatatcatcccctgtgatcgtcttaatagtttccacctgtgtccaatcacctgcacctccctagtgtattttagccatgtgtgtttgttgtcactggtcgcgtcattgtctttcgccacgcatgttcttgtctcttgttgtggatgtctgtatgttcatgcctgtgtgtttttgccccttggccttttggattttggatctagtaactattaaagtcttttgtttcggagaagtctgcaATTGAGTCCTGCCTTGACACTCTGTACTAATGATAATCTTGTAAGcaactttaattccaaaattttgaatgttatagatgacattgcacctgttacggttaaaaccagttctagtaagcaaaaggcaccctggagaaaagctgctgttgtaacagcccagagaagagagtgcaggaaggctgaacaaatctggcggaatacaaaacttcatattcaccatgacatctacaatgagcgcctccgggcctacaatttagacttaaaaagtgctagggaaacattcttctccaacatcattaaTAACAACACtaaggcaaaaaccctatttcaaactgttgacagactgaccaaccccccaacacaaataccacctgaataccacacagaaatgcaatgagtttgcgttcttttatactgataaaattgaaggcatcagacgcgccattaatatctcaaacaaaaatgttggatcaccaccctatttaggcaaaagtaacacagcaatgatgacaagctttaatgccatagattctcaaactctagtggaaacggtgacaaatttaaaaccatccacctgctgtcttgatgctctacctaccaacttctttaagaatgtttttgactgcctagcaacagacgtattgcaaatagttaataactctattcagacgggccatttcccaaaagctttcaaaactgaaGTTATtgaacctctcctaaaaaagcggagcctagatgcctctattatcaacacCTACAGACCAATTttaaatctacctttcataagtaaaataattgagacaCCTACAACaccttaatcacttcctggcttcaactggctgccacgacaacttccagtcaggatttcgacctcttcatagcaccgagacggcccttattaaagttgtaaatgacatccgtcttaacacagactctggcaaaactactgtcgaccactcaatacttttggacaggttgcaaaactgggtggggctctcaggcacagtcttaagctggttcaggtcatatctacaagacaggaactattttgtttccattggtgacttcgtatcagaaacaaccgacgtaacgtgtggagtcccccaaggttcgatcttagagccgactttattcaacatctacatgctcccactaggacaaatcatgcaaaaaaataaaattttccaccattgctacgctgatgacacccaaatctatgtagcgctatcaccaaacgactatcgccccatagatcttctgtgccagtgcattgagaaaatcaaagactggatgtgtcaaaatttcctacaactaaatgaagacaaaactgagatcattgtatttggtgctaaaaaagaaaggtttaaagtaacccaacaccttcactctctgtccctgaaaacatcaaataaagccagaaatctgggggttattatggattcagatttacacttggagagtcacatcaaatcagtgacaatatcggcctactaccacctagagttctaacaaagaccaaaaaatgtgagcacattacatcaattcttaaatccttacattggctcccagtatgtcagggAATTAATTtgaaaatcctactgctcacatataaatcactacatggtttagggccaaagtatatcactgatatgcttccactacataagccttcaagatcactaagatcttctgacaccaatctgttagagattcccagagtaaatacaaatcataggaaagcatcatttacatCAtttacgcaacaaacagctggaatgaacttcctgaagatttaagacttgccccaactctgaccacgtttaaaacaagactgaaaacttttatgttcagcttcgccttctgctaaatttgacctacattgcacttttaacctctgcttttaattaaacaatttaaataagattttaatttataattgcatttgctgtttttaattgtcttttaattcctgcattttatttcactttattgtatgaaatgttatgatgtgaagcactttgagtctgtcttgtgtatgaaaagcgctatacaaataaacttgccttgccttgccttgaactctgaactctgccccccaccccacacacacacatctccctcagtgactgtacttccccctccaccctggcttgactgccacacctgCCATTCCTTACTGTTCATATagcacaactatttcttactgtacatatctatttattcacttattacactttacatatgcacatactctgcactttttgctattttgcacttctggttggatgttaaactgcatttcgttgcctcagtacttataccctgtgcaatgacaataaagttgaatctaatctaatctaaaccTAACGTAACATAATGCAATTCAatgtcatcttttatttttccaaatgttCAGAATCACATTGAACGACAGTGGAAGTGATATGAAGTAAACTGGACTATATGTGTAAAATTGGAGGGGATCCCACTTTGAAAACCTTCCATGGTAGCACAGTGTgacaatatttttattcaaactgaatatttttgtttaaatgcagaATATCTTACATGGGGAATGtagatttcattttctttttcataagaCCATATCCTATGCAGCTGTGTTAGTTGTGCTTTACACAGTAAATC
The Gasterosteus aculeatus chromosome 17, fGasAcu3.hap1.1, whole genome shotgun sequence DNA segment above includes these coding regions:
- the LOC120835805 gene encoding inter-alpha-trypsin inhibitor heavy chain H4 isoform X6 — protein: MGRAVVQMALLGLLLASATTLADKADWDIYSFHINSTVSSRYATTVITSRVANRMNDSKEIEFHVRIPKNAFISKFRMLIDGHFYDGVVKGKEKAQQQYTEAVSRGQSAGLVSSVGRTMEKFKTSVTLAAHKKVTFELTYEELLKRRLGKYELQIHARPMQPVKDFKVDVYINEKAGINFMEVKGGLNTKALANAITRTHLDKQAWVYFYPTEDQQKTCDSCGEQGMNGDLVIVYDVNRNPSLGDIKKSGRYFVHHFAPSNLASIPKNVVFVIDQSGSMHGRKMLQTRIALIHILSDLAEEDHFGLITFDSQVFHWKRELVQATKGNLESAKTFARQIVERGSTDISRAVLEGTRMLNAHPREGSASLLILLTDGDPTSGETNPEVIQSNVRRAIAGKFPLYCLGFGFDVNFEFLEKMSLQNNGVARRIYEDSDADLQLTGFYNEVATPLLTDVTMIYNGGANLTETNFSRYYNGSEIVVAGQITDNDIETFTPQVVAISSNRRVTFSDINATVESVEDASDSSIQRVWAYLTVKQLLEKELVLSGPEKENAKKEALDLSLKYSFVTPLTSMVVTKPQGEITDVLHKPREGKNKEGKSLHSMSPRKRMQSTVFSTSLIGMHGYRGPPRIPQGSFGGGSGSLNRLRGSGTRNWLTGSAQGLKKSQLADDDHHALLVSKDVPDYGSIDIQPTIVSPRATDAPLSHRFLQKTENLSLPLCFDVTGNVQLKLLHHPSGELFVNGQLDSVANGGFRRITILLKTDLRVEIDTEKVLLIEGQRISGLDRYISITVGSLTLFSREKEIDVAVGDTRMVILIHKENGKDFLWPILRQRPLDDNVSGILALKPAVYEEVQQSPSTRLKIKGQDYDASRASAVDYSINPSPINDCWLISAESALQRSLVDFIVA
- the LOC120835805 gene encoding inter-alpha-trypsin inhibitor heavy chain H3 isoform X3 yields the protein MGRAVVQMALLGLLLASATTLADKADWDIYSFHINSTVSSRYATTVITSRVANRMNDSKEIEFHVRIPKNAFISKFRMLIDGHFYDGVVKGKEKAQQQYTEAVSRGQSAGLVSSVGRTMEKFKTSVTLAAHKKVTFELTYEELLKRRLGKYELQIHARPMQPVKDFKVDVYINEKAGINFMEVKGGLNTKALANAITRTHLDKQAWVYFYPTEDQQKTCDSCGEQGMNGDLVIVYDVNRNPSLGDIKKSGRYFVHHFAPSNLASIPKNVVFVIDQSGSMHGRKMLQTRIALIHILSDLAEEDHFGLITFDSQVFHWKRELVQATKGNLESAKTFARQIVERGSTDISRAVLEGTRMLNAHPREGSASLLILLTDGDPTSGETNPEVIQSNVRRAIAGKFPLYCLGFGFDVNFEFLEKMSLQNNGVARRIYEDSDADLQLTGFYNEVATPLLTDVTMIYNGGANLTETNFSRYYNGSEIVVAGQITDNDIETFTPQVVAISSNRRVTFSDINATVESVEDASDSSIQRVWAYLTVKQLLEKELVLSGPEKENAKKEALDLSLKYSFVTPLTSMVVTKPQGEITDVLHKPREGKNKEGKSLHSMSPRKRMQSTVFSTSLIGMHGYRGPPIGHFSMSSGSFGGGSGSLNRLRGSGTRNWLTGSAQGLKKSQLADDDHHALLVSKADVPDYGSIDIQPTIVSPRATDAPLSHRFLQKTENLSLPLCFDVTGNVQLKLLHHPSGELFVNGQLDSVANGGFRRITILLKTDLRVEIDTEKVLLIEGQRISGLDRYISITVGSLTLFSREKEIDVAVGDTRMVILIHKENGKDFLWPILRQRPLDDNVSGILALKPAVYEEVQQSPSTRLKIKGQDYDASRASAVDYSINPSPINDCWLISAESALQRSLVDFIVA
- the LOC120835805 gene encoding inter-alpha-trypsin inhibitor heavy chain H3 isoform X4; protein product: MGRAVVQMALLGLLLASATTLADKADWDIYSFHINSTVSSRYATTVITSRVANRMNDSKEIEFHVRIPKNAFISKFRMLIDGHFYDGVVKGKEKAQQQYTEAVSRGQSAGLVSSVGRTMEKFKTSVTLAAHKKVTFELTYEELLKRRLGKYELQIHARPMQPVKDFKVDVYINEKAGINFMEVKGGLNTKALANAITRTHLDKQAWVYFYPTEDQQKTCDSCGEQGMNGDLVIVYDVNRNPSLGDIKKSGRYFVHHFAPSNLASIPKNVVFVIDQSGSMHGRKMLQTRIALIHILSDLAEEDHFGLITFDSQVFHWKRELVQATKGNLESAKTFARQIVERGSTDISRAVLEGTRMLNAHPREGSASLLILLTDGDPTSGETNPEVIQSNVRRAIAGKFPLYCLGFGFDVNFEFLEKMSLQNNGVARRIYEDSDADLQLTGFYNEVATPLLTDVTMIYNGGANLTETNFSRYYNGSEIVVAGQITDNDIETFTPQVVAISSNRRVTFSDINATVESVEDASDSSIQRVWAYLTVKQLLEKELVLSGPEKENAKKEALDLSLKYSFVTPLTSMVVTKPQGEITDVLHKPREGKNKEGKSLHSMSPRKRMQSTVFSTSLIGMHGYRGPPIGHFSMSSGSFGGGSGSLNRLRGSGTRNWLTGSAQGLKKSQLADDDHHALLVSKDVPDYGSIDIQPTIVSPRATDAPLSHRFLQKTENLSLPLCFDVTGNVQLKLLHHPSGELFVNGQLDSVANGGFRRITILLKTDLRVEIDTEKVLLIEGQRISGLDRYISITVGSLTLFSREKEIDVAVGDTRMVILIHKENGKDFLWPILRQRPLDDNVSGILALKPAVYEEVQQSPSTRLKIKGQDYDASRASAVDYSINPSPINDCWLISAESALQRSLVDFIVA